From the bacterium genome, the window ACGCGGATTTTCGCGGATCGGGCGGATTAACGCGGATTATATCAATACGTAATTCCTCGGTACGGTCACTTCCTTTTTTTGCATTATCTCGGAAAACATTAATGAATAATCCGGGATAATTTCTCTGCTTAAAAAAGGACTATCCACACTTATCCGGTGCGACAATTATTTCCGTCATCACGATTCAACGGGAATCACTCACCCGAAAGCGCCTTCAGGGCATTGGGCACCGTGTCTTCGGGCTTGACCTTGTACCATGCCTGCAGAACTTTCCCGGTTTCATCGATGAGGAAAGAAGACCGCACGATCCCCATGACTTTTTTGCCATACATGGATTTTTCACCCCAGACGCCATACGCCTCGGCAGCAGCATGATCGGGATCGGACAGCAGCGGAAAATCGAGGCTGTATTTGCCGTCGAACTTCTTCTGCCTGTCCGGCATATCCGGGCTTATGCCGACAGCCGCAATACCGAGCTTCGAAAGGTCAGGCCGGGCATCACGGACGCTGCATGCTTGCCTGGTACAGCCCGGAGTGTCCGCTTTCGGATAAAAATAGACGAGCAGTTTCCGGCCCCGGAAATCCTGCAAAGACACCGTGTTTCCATGCTGATCCGTGAGGCTGAAAGCGGGGGCTTTGTCTCCCGGTTTAAGTTGTGGCATGACCATGCTCCTTTAAGAATGAGTAAAACTTTGCACTTTTCATATATATCGTTGGCCGTTCTCTTCGGAATTTATTTTTTCCGGTTATCCAGTTAAATCAGCTGACATGATTGATCCCCCTCGGCTTCGCCGTCTCCCCCTTATAAAAGAAAGGGGGACGAAAGTGCCCCAAAAGCCATTCCCCCCTTAAAAAGGGGGGATGCCGCAGACAGGGGGAATCACATACTATCGGAAGAAATTATCAATTCTGATTAAATGGTTTCCTATGCTTATCAAACTGGATAACCGGATTATTTTATTACAAATCTAAAGCCTGTATCGGTACAAATGCAAGAACGTTGTTTCATACGGGTATTGTATATCATTCTCGTATATGCCGGGTATCCGTGTCCGGAAAGAAAAAGGAGGGGATAATCCCTCCTTTCCCGTCGCTATGATTTACGGTCTCCGTCATGCGGTTCCGAGGATGGCAGCAAGATCCTGTTCCGCGGTGGTTATCGGCATGATATTGAATTTCTCCACAAGCACATTGAGGACATTCGGCGTTATGAACGCGGGAAGGCTCGGTCCGAGACGGATGTTTTTGATTCCGAGGTAGAAAAGTGTCAGGAGGATGACAACCGCCTTCTGCTCGAACCACGAGAGCACGAGCGACAGCGGCAGGCTGTTGACATCGGTATCAAAGGCTTTCGCAAGCGCAAGGGCGATCTGTATGGCCGAGTAGGCATCGTTGCACTGACCGATATCGAGCAGCCGCGGAATTCCTCCGATGTCGCCGAAATCGAGCTTGTTGAAACGGTATTTTCCGCAGGCGAGGGTAAGGATAACCGAATCGTCCGGTACCGCCTGGGCAAAATCGGTATAGTAGTTCCGCCCGCTCCTGGCGCCGTCGCACCCGCCGACAAGGAAGAAATGCCTGATTTTGCCTTTTTTCACAGCCTCGATAACCTTGTCTGCCACACCGAGAACAGCGTTATGCCCGAAACCGACCAGAATGGTGCGATCCGGCCCGTCCTCGTCGAATCCCTTTTCTGCAAGGGCCGCCTCGATTACAGACGCGAAATGTCTGTTCCTGACATGGATGACACCCGGCGCTCCGACCACATTGGTGGCGAAAATCCGGGACGCATATGAATCCTTCGGTTTCTGGATACAGTTCGTTGTCATGAGAATGGCGCCGGGGAATTTATCGAACTCCTTCAACTGATCCTGCCATGCGCCCCCGTAATTACCCGCAAGGTGACTGTATTTCTTCAGCCCGGGATAACCGTGGGCGGGAAGCATCTCGCCGTGGGTGTAGACATTGATGCCGGTGCCTTCGGTTTGTTTGAGCAGCTCCTCGAGGTCCCTGAGGTCGTGCCCGGACACGAGAATTGCTTTGCCCTTGAGAGGCTCTATCCTGACCTTTGTCGGAACAGGATGGCCGTAACGACTCGTATGAGCCGTATCGAGCAGTTCCATGACCCGGAGATTGACCTCGCCGCATTTCATGTTCATTGCAAACAGCTCATCAACCGTTACACCGGTTTTTGTCAGGAAATCGAGCGCCTCGTGCGTAAACGCGAATACGGCATCGTCCTGCTTTCCGAGATCGAAGGCATGATCGGCGTATGCGGCCATTCCCTTGAGACCGTAGGTGAGGAGCTCCTGGAGTCCGGTGATATCGTCTCCGAGCGAGGCTTTCCGCTTCTCGATGGATAGTTCCCCCGCCTGTCCCAGAAGATCATCCATGTCCCCGGCAGGGATAAATTCCGCAGGACCGCCGGGAGTTTCT encodes:
- the bcp gene encoding thioredoxin-dependent thiol peroxidase, yielding MPQLKPGDKAPAFSLTDQHGNTVSLQDFRGRKLLVYFYPKADTPGCTRQACSVRDARPDLSKLGIAAVGISPDMPDRQKKFDGKYSLDFPLLSDPDHAAAEAYGVWGEKSMYGKKVMGIVRSSFLIDETGKVLQAWYKVKPEDTVPNALKALSGE
- the hcp gene encoding hydroxylamine reductase; its protein translation is MFCYQCEQVTKGIACTSYGTCGKDPETAALQDLLLHVTKGISMYAHRARTLGVKDPETDVFVIQALYTTLTNVNFDSARIRQMLERAVHVRNKIRGFYRDACKKTGIAEETPGGPAEFIPAGDMDDLLGQAGELSIEKRKASLGDDITGLQELLTYGLKGMAAYADHAFDLGKQDDAVFAFTHEALDFLTKTGVTVDELFAMNMKCGEVNLRVMELLDTAHTSRYGHPVPTKVRIEPLKGKAILVSGHDLRDLEELLKQTEGTGINVYTHGEMLPAHGYPGLKKYSHLAGNYGGAWQDQLKEFDKFPGAILMTTNCIQKPKDSYASRIFATNVVGAPGVIHVRNRHFASVIEAALAEKGFDEDGPDRTILVGFGHNAVLGVADKVIEAVKKGKIRHFFLVGGCDGARSGRNYYTDFAQAVPDDSVILTLACGKYRFNKLDFGDIGGIPRLLDIGQCNDAYSAIQIALALAKAFDTDVNSLPLSLVLSWFEQKAVVILLTLFYLGIKNIRLGPSLPAFITPNVLNVLVEKFNIMPITTAEQDLAAILGTA